The nucleotide sequence GCCGCCCTATATGCCCACTTATTTCACTCGCGCCTTCGCCTACCGTTCCTCGTCCTGCCTTTCTCCTCTGTCGAGCCTTTTAGGTAGGCAACCCTTGGAACTTGTAAGTGCAGCCAAGCCTGGTCTCGCCCTTAGTTCCTCCTTTTCAaccaatagttttttttttttttttgatagagTGGAAGACTTCGAGGCCAGAGCTTTCGAGACGTGTTACCTCCTCGATTTCGTCGGGCCCAAACGCTTTGCAATAGAGCTGTCGCATATCGTTCCTAGGTACTGGGACTTCACAGAAAGATTGTTTCTTTACCCTGTCCCTAGTAATCACTCCCTTTTTGTTAATGGAAATTGTATCTACAATGGGAAAATGTTCAATCGTTTCAGAGTTATAGCTTTTGATCACCGGGAGATTTCTCTGGGAACGACTTTACATGAAAGAGAGCGTCCCGACAATCTGGAACTTCACATTGACACTGAGAAATGCAGCGCCCGTTCTGTTTACGATTACTTCTCCAAAAAGTTCTCTGAGAGGAACTCTTCTCAGGTTAGCGCATGTTTGCTCTTCTGCATGTAATTTTTCAGCGAGCTTTACCAAAACTTGCTCAATTTTCCCCGTAATCATTTAGTTCCATTAGTTATTTGTTCCATTTATCTACTCGGCCCTTTAAATATAGAATGTCAAACTGATTGTAACATCAGTACTGCTGAGAGAGATTCGCTGGTTTAATACAATGTAACAGGATGATGCCGAAAACTTATTGAATCAAGAACAGGAAGAACGTGTTGCATCAGTCTTAAGTTATATAGAAGATGCTGCTCTTTGCCAGTGGAGGATGCCTGATACCAAAGCATTCGACATTGGACTTAGGGATGAGCGTGCAAAACTGAATTGTATCACCAATCCGTATGTGTTTCAGCAGGTTAAGATAATTCTTATTCGCTTATatgtatattttatcttttaaggtctttataatttgtttttttttctcagcTCCTACAGCTTAATTCTGCAGATTTGATTGCCAAGGGAAATTTGTATACTCGGTCACGTGAAGATGCAGCCAGTAAGTTGCTGGAAAAGGCTTTAAAGATTCAGTTGGGAAGAGGATTTTATGGAGAGTGCCTGGTAACATCTTCTTCCTGTCGGTCTACTGCAATGAATTTCTCATATAAGTTTCTTTCATAGCTAGATCATATGGTCTATGCAACAGAAAAATGCATATCTGATACTTTGTTACTCTTTTAATTCCTTTCCTTGGTTTCTAATAAACACACACGAAGTGAGAAGCAAAAAAGGACTGTCTTAGGCATACATTTGAACAaggatttttcttttcctctttcaaATATTGGAAGCATAAGTTAGACCTCAATTGATCTTTGTTATTATTACACTGGGAATCCTTATATATTACACCAAAAAACTGTGTTTAGAAGAATTTTGCATGAAATACTTGCCAGACATATTCATTCCTATCTGCATTTCAGCTACCAGCAAAGGAATCTTGTCTATGTGCTAACCTGACAATTGTCAATTTTGGTCAAGCTtacatgttttgaaaaattgaagtttgGAGTTTTATGCATACTCAGTACCTGTTTTGGTTGATCCTTTGTATCTGCACAAACATGAGGAAGATGGTTATAGCTACATTTGCCTCAGTTGATTAGTCAACAGCAACTTGATTGAAGGAGCTTTTAAAAGGAATTAGGAAATATCTCCAAAATTAAAGATGATTCTGAACATGAGGCTCTAAATGACACTTAATAGTAGAGAAGCAAGCAGAATAAACTTTGAACAACTTTATACCAAATTGTTTTGTTTGATACATCCCTTTGTAAATTGCTCTTGTTACGAGTAAGTGGGAATTATATGTACCTACCTACCCACCTATATTGAGAATATGAATCTTTACATTTACATTCCTACATCTTAAATATTTTTAGGTGAGTCTATGACGCCCCTTAAGCTAATTCAAATATGTTGCAGAAATTCAA is from Zingiber officinale cultivar Zhangliang chromosome 7B, Zo_v1.1, whole genome shotgun sequence and encodes:
- the LOC122006926 gene encoding uncharacterized protein LOC122006926, which produces MVFRSSLAFLKRGVPPPSSPHRCFRSQAALDALRPPSITAGDSSSPSAAAIRSHLVLYNYPSFSGAFAALYAHLFHSRLRLPFLVLPFSSVEPFRVEDFEARAFETCYLLDFVGPKRFAIELSHIVPRVIAFDHREISLGTTLHERERPDNLELHIDTEKCSARSVYDYFSKKFSERNSSQDDAENLLNQEQEERVASVLSYIEDAALCQWRMPDTKAFDIGLRDERAKLNCITNPYVFQQLLQLNSADLIAKGNLYTRSREDAASKLLEKALKIQLGRGFYGECLAVRADGNEDLSHEICIELSRRSAAAGLRPIGAAVFMKQRNLKMCLRTTDPTVDISEIAKAYGGGGKRSSSSFIIRMDEYNCWSAANS